Within the Mucilaginibacter sp. CSA2-8R genome, the region GACATCGGTTCATTTAGAAACTATCTGACCACGAGCGCACGTTACCATGTCTATAAGGTACTTAAAACAAAAAGAGCCCTTAAGCTGGCTTATGTAGCCGACTACGATAAGCTATACGCCATGGATGTAGCACATAATAGCGGCGAAGAAAAGATCAGGTACATGGATCTTAGAAGCGAAATCGAAACCCATCTATCGGCTTTGCCAGCGCGTTGCCGAGAGATATTCTTGTTAAGCCGCCTTAGTAACCTAACGAATACAGAAATAGCCGAAAAATTAGCTATCTCTAAAAGAACAGTTGAGAATCA harbors:
- a CDS encoding sigma-70 family RNA polymerase sigma factor, encoding MLKSNLTDDLLWRAVCAGSSTAFRSIIDRHWEAVYTTAFSYLQDRDIAMEIANDTFLNIWQKKSTLDIGSFRNYLTTSARYHVYKVLKTKRALKLAYVADYDKLYAMDVAHNSGEEKIRYMDLRSEIETHLSALPARCREIFLLSRLSNLTNTEIAEKLAISKRTVENQISIAQKYVQRNFKDVALGVLISLLLQ